A genomic segment from Sparus aurata chromosome 10, fSpaAur1.1, whole genome shotgun sequence encodes:
- the LOC115589444 gene encoding receptor-type tyrosine-protein phosphatase eta-like, whose amino-acid sequence MDTDSMTTRNSEHEDVPLPEITVLSVGQETVSFGIPLTDDSVKYTLELDYCCDTQRDSLIRDDSSPVEVEGLIPGTEYTFSITRIAENGNRSKATSLSVFTEPSPPVQVAVYQVSSQSLSLRWDPPAGDVESYIVTCCHEGEIVQEMTTDTNNLTLSNLSPGVCYSLQVSAQLRNGRKSKPAVTSAHTNVPPPEITVLSVGQETVSFGIPLTDDSVKYTLELDYCCDTQRDSLMRDDSSTAEVEGLIPGTEYTFSITRIAENGNRSTATSLSVLTEPSPPVQIAVYQVSSQSLSLRWDPPAGEVESYIVMCCHEGEIVQEMTTDTNNLTLSNLSPGECYSLQVSAQLRNGRKSKPAVTSAHTNVPPPEITVLSVGQETVSFGIPLTDDSVKYTLELDFCCDKQRDSLTKDESSPVEVEGLIPGTEYTFSITRIADNGNRSTATSLSVFTAYGNVLLT is encoded by the exons ATGGACACAGACAGCATGACGACACGCAATTCTGAACATGAAG ATGTCCCTCTGCCAGAAATAACAGTTCTCAGTGTTGGTCAGGAGACTGTTTCCTTTGGTATACCACTCACTGATGATTCTGTTAAGTATACACTGGAACTAGACTactgctgtgacacacagagagacagtttGATCAGAGACGACTCCAGCCCTGTGGAGGTTGAGGGACTGATTCCTGGGACTGAGTATACTTTCAGCATCACAAGGattgcagaaaatggaaatcgAAGCAAAGCAACCTCGCTGTCTGTCTTCACAG AGCCCAGCCCTCCTGTGCAGGTTGCAGTCTATCAGGTCAGCAGTCAGTCACTCTCTCTGCGATGGGACCCCCCTGCTGGTGACGTGGAGAGTTACATTGTAACGTGTTGCCATGAGGGAGAAATTGTGCAAGAGATGACAACGGACACAAACAACCTGACTCTCAGCAACCTGAGTCCAGGAGTGTGTTACTCTCTGCAGGTTTCTGCACAACTAAGGAATGGAAGAAAAAGCAAGCCAGCTGTAACATCTGCACACACAA ATGTCCCTCCGCCAGAAATAACAGTTCTCAGTGTTGGTCAGGAGACTGTTTCCTTTGGTATACCACTCACTGATGACTCTGTTAAGTATACACTGGAATTAGACTactgctgtgacacacagagagacagtttGATGAGAGACGACTCCAGCACTGCGGAGGTTGAGGGACTGATTCCTGGGACTGAGTATACTTTCAGCATCACAAGGattgcagaaaatggaaatcgAAGCACAGCAACCTCGCTGTCTGTCCTCACAg AGCCCAGCCCTCCTGTGCAGATTGCAGTCTATCAGGTCAGCAGTCAGTCACTCTCTCTGCGATGGGACCCCCCTGCTGGTGAGGTGGAGAGTTACATTGTAATGTGTTGCCATGAGGGTGAAATTGTGCAAGAGAtgacaacagacacaaacaacctGACTCTCAGCAACCTGAGTCCAGGAGAGTGTTACTCTCTGCAGGTTTCTGCACAACTGAGGAATGGAAGAAAAAGCAAGCCAGCTGTAACATCTGCACACACAA ATGTCCCTCCACCAGAAATAACAGTTCTCAGTGTTGGTCAGGAGACTGTTTCCTTTGGTATACCACTCACTGATGACTCTGTTAAGTATACACTGGAATTAGACTtctgctgtgacaaacagagagacagttTGACCAAAGACGAGTCCAGCCCTGTGGAGGTTGAGGGACTGATTCCTGGGACTGAGTATACTTTCAGCATCACAAGGATTGCAGACAATGGAAATCGGAGTACAGCAACCTCGCTGTCTGTCTTCACAG CATATGGAAACGTACTTCTTACTTAG